The Poseidonibacter lekithochrous region ACAGGTATGAATGATATTGAATCTATTAGGAAAACTGTTAATATTTTAGAAGAATATAATATCAGTTATGCTTTGCTTCACACAACTAATCTTTATCCTACACCTATAAATTTAGTTAGATTAGGTGCAATGGTTGAACTTCAAAAAGAATTTCCTAATGCTATTATTGGATTATCTGATCATACAACATCAAACAGAGCTTGCTTTGCTGCAACAGCATTAGGAGCAAATATTTTAGAAAGACATTTTACAGATAAAATGGAAAGAACAGGTCCTGATATAATTAACTCAATGGATCCTATAGCTTTGAAAGAACTTATAGTTGGAAGTGATGAAATATCACGAATGAGGGGTGGAAAAAAAGAAGCTGCGAAAGAAGAACAAATTACGATAGATTTTGCTTTTGCTACTGTTGTTACCATAGCTAAAATTAAAAAAGGGGAAGTTCTTACTTCTGAAAACCTTTGGGTAAAAAGACCTGGGACAGGTGAAATATTAGCTGAAAATTATAAAACTTTACTTGGTAAGAAAGTTAATAAAGATATTGAAGCTGATACTCATTTATTTTGGAATGATATTAATGACTAAAAGAAAAATTGTTTTCTTAACAGGTACAAGAGCTGATTTTGGAAAACTAAAATCATTAATTAAAATTACGCAAAATGATGCAAAATTAGATGTCCACATTTTTGCTACAGGAATGCATCTAAATTCTAAATATGGAAAAACTGTAGATGAAATTTATAAATCTGGATTTAAAAATATTTATCAATATATAAATCATGATACAGTTGAGCATATGGATAGAACATTAGCTAAAACTGTAGATGGATTTTCGCATTATATAGCAGAATTGAAACCTGACTTAATAATTGTTCATGGGGATAGAGTTGAAGCTTTAGCTGGTGCAATTGTTGGTAGTATGAATAATATATTAGTTGCTCATATTGAGGGTGGTGAAATATCTGGTACAATCGATGAACTAATTAGGCATTCTGTAAGTAAATTATCTCATATTCATTTAGTATCAAATGAAGAAGCAAAAAAAAGGCTAATTCAATTAGGTGAATTTGGAAATTCCATTTTTGTTTTGGGTTCGCCAGATCTTGATCTAATGGATTCTAGAAGTTTACCATCATTAACTGAAGTAAAAGAATATTATAATATTAAATTTGATAAATTTTCGATTGCAATGTTTCATCCTGTTACTACAGAATATGATAAAATTCAAGAATATACATACAATTTTACTAAAGCATTAATTGCAAGTGGGCTAAATTATATAGTAATATATCCAAATAATGATTTAGGTAGTATTGAAATATTGAATGAATATAAAATATTTAATAACAATAAAAAAATAAAATTATACCCATCTTTAAGATTTGAGTATTTTTTAACGCTTTTAAAAAATTCTGAGTTTATGATAGGTAATTCAAGTGCTGGTGTACGAGAAGCGCCTTATTATAACGTATCTACAATTGATGTAGGTACAAGGCAAAATAATAGAGTTAAATTATCTTCTGTATTCAATTGTAATTATAGTTTCAATTCTATAATAAATTCGATTAATACAGTAAAAAATATAAAACATAAATTCTTAGAAGATAAAGATTATTTTGGAAAAGGAAAAAGTGATAAATTATTGCTGGAGTTAA contains the following coding sequences:
- a CDS encoding N-acetylneuraminate synthase family protein translates to MQIENRKIGLTHSPLVIVEIGINHEGSLEVAFDMVDAAWKSGAEVIKHQTHVVEDEMSKEAKNVIPGNATESIYSIMERCSLSESDEIKLKKYVESKGMIFISTPFSRAAANRLERMNVSSYKIGSGECNNYPLIEHVASFGKPMIVSTGMNDIESIRKTVNILEEYNISYALLHTTNLYPTPINLVRLGAMVELQKEFPNAIIGLSDHTTSNRACFAATALGANILERHFTDKMERTGPDIINSMDPIALKELIVGSDEISRMRGGKKEAAKEEQITIDFAFATVVTIAKIKKGEVLTSENLWVKRPGTGEILAENYKTLLGKKVNKDIEADTHLFWNDIND
- the neuC gene encoding UDP-N-acetylglucosamine 2-epimerase — translated: MTKRKIVFLTGTRADFGKLKSLIKITQNDAKLDVHIFATGMHLNSKYGKTVDEIYKSGFKNIYQYINHDTVEHMDRTLAKTVDGFSHYIAELKPDLIIVHGDRVEALAGAIVGSMNNILVAHIEGGEISGTIDELIRHSVSKLSHIHLVSNEEAKKRLIQLGEFGNSIFVLGSPDLDLMDSRSLPSLTEVKEYYNIKFDKFSIAMFHPVTTEYDKIQEYTYNFTKALIASGLNYIVIYPNNDLGSIEILNEYKIFNNNKKIKLYPSLRFEYFLTLLKNSEFMIGNSSAGVREAPYYNVSTIDVGTRQNNRVKLSSVFNCNYSFNSIINSINTVKNIKHKFLEDKDYFGKGKSDKLLLELINSNKIWKINHQKQFQEININE